A region from the Benincasa hispida cultivar B227 chromosome 12, ASM972705v1, whole genome shotgun sequence genome encodes:
- the LOC120068572 gene encoding UDP-D-xylose:L-fucose alpha-1,3-D-xylosyltransferase MGP4: MSSILHQRSTHSSLANSYPLSPRSSSSSERSFSIFSPINLLVLLCLIVILGVFLPWMNIQESIFSTSKVSNTKWRQYSLAEAASFVARNGTVIVCAVSQPYLPFLNNWLISLTRQKHHEKVLVIAEDYATLYKVNERWPGHAVLVPPAPDAQTAHKFGSQGFFNFTSRRPQHLLHILELGYNVMYNDVDMVWLADPFPYLQGNHDVYFTDDMAAVKPLHHSHDLPPPGKKGRTYICSCMIFLRPTSGAKLVMRKWIEELKSQPWSKAKKANDQPAFNWALNKTAGEVDLYLLPQSAFPTGGLYFKNQSWVQVTKGMHVIIHNNYITGFEKKIKRFREFNLWYVDDHTLESPLGRI, translated from the exons ATGTCGTCGATCTTGCACCAAAGATCCACTCACAGCTCACTGGCAAATTCATACCCACTTTCTCCTCGTTCTTCCTCGAGTTCTGAGAGATCATTTTCCATATTCAGCCCTATAAACCTACTTGTTCTGCTTTGTCTCATTGTGATTCTTGGAGTTTTCTTGCCCTGGATGAATATACAAGAGAGTATTTTCTCAACCTCCAAGGTGTCAAACACTAAATGGCGACAATACTCATTGGCTGAAGCTGCGTCGTTCGTTGCGAGGAATgggactgtaattgtttgtgctGTCAGCCAACCCTACTTGCCCTTTCTCAATAATTGGTTAATTAGTCTTACTCGGCAGAAGCACCATGAGAAAGTTCTTGTTATTGCTGAGGACTATGCAACGCTCTATAAGGTGAATGAACGGTGGCCAGGGCATGCAGTGCTCGTCCCACCAGCTCCTGATGCTCAAACGGCTCATAAATTTGGTTCTCAG GGATTCTTCAACTTTACTTCCCGAAGACCACAACACCTACTACACATTTTGGAGCTTGGTTATAATGTTATGTACAATGATGTTGATATGGTATGGCTGGCTGATCCATTTCCTTATCTGCAAGGGAATCATGATGTGTACTTCACAGATGACATGGCTGCA GTAAAACCTTTGCACCACTCTCATGATTTGCCACCTCCGGGGAAAAAGGGCCGCACTTACATATGCAGCTGCATGATTTTCCTACGCCCCACAAGTGGAGCAAAACTGGTCATGAGGAAGTGGATTGAGGAACTTAAATCTCAGCCATGGTCCAAAGCAAAGAAGGCAAATGATCAACCTGCTTTCAATTGGGCACTAAATAAAACTGCTGGAGAG gtggatctatACCTGCTGCCACAGTCAGCATTCCCAACAGGCGGACTATATTTCAAGAACCAGTCATGGGTTCAAGTAACCAAGggaatgcacgttattatacaTAATAATTACATCACAGGCTTTGAGAAGAAGATTAAGCGTTTCCGAGAATTCAACCTGTGGTACGTGGATGATCATACTCTCGAATCTCCTCTTGGTCGAATATGA
- the LOC120092968 gene encoding uncharacterized protein LOC120092968 isoform X1: MGSLENGFPLKRDPLLRSSSISRGERCPFLLRPRSRFSRFLLFQKIDYLQWICTVAVFLFFVVLFQMFLPGSVMEKSDIPFKDVEKSLGDLKFLKELGMLDFGEDIRFEPSKLLGKFKKEAREADISSFNRTKNRFGYRKPQLALVFSDLLVDSYQMLMVTIASALQEIGYVFQVYSLQGGPANDVWRQMGVPVTLIQACDETEVMVDWLNYDGILIHSLGVKDVFSCYLQEPFKSLPLIWTIHEETLALRSQNYAADGLLDLLNDWKRVFNHSTVVVFPNYVMPMIYSAYDSGNFFVIPSFPAEALEAELDVTSDADNLRAKMGYANDDLVIAIVGSQFLYRGMWLEHAMVLQAMLPLLHEFSLDEHSNSHLKIFVLSGDSNSNYTMAVEAIAQRLDYPRSVVKHVPVDADLDNALSMVDLVIYGSCLEEQSFPKVLVKAMGMGKPIVAPDLATIRKHVDDRVNGYLFPKGNFNVLSQIILQVISNRRLSPLARSIASIGRDTVKNLMVSETVEGYASLLDAVLKLPSEAAPAKEVAEIPSKLKEKWQWQLFKGVSNLSILHRNGKSFTILDEFEKNWNHTPKRKPGSSFAFNESFVYDIWEEERHTVLSNLKRRREEDEIKDRTEQPHSTWEDVYRSAKKADRSKNDLHERDEGELERTGQPLCIYEPYFGEGVWPFLHRYSLYRGIGLSSKGRRSGIDDVDAPSRLPLLNNPYYRNVLGEYGAFFAIANRVDRIHKNAWIGFQSWRATARNVSLSKIAETALLDAIQTRRHGDALYFWVRMDLDPRNPLQLDFWSFCDSINAGNCKFAFSESLKMMYGIKSDQEFLPPMPSDGYTWSAMQSWALPTRSFLEFVMFSRMFVDALDAQMYDEHHSSGRCYLSLSKDKHCYSRLLELLVNVWAYHSARHIVYVHPETGAMQEQHKFDMRRGQMWIKWFSYTMIKSMDEDLGEEADADHPTRRWLWPSTGEVFWQGVYEREKNLRFRQKENRKQKSKAKLDRMRHRRHQKVIGKYVKPPPEMENSTTTNGTETILETN, encoded by the exons ATGGGTTCACTGGAAAATGGATTTCCATTGAAGAGAGACCCGCTTCTTCGTTCTTCATCAATTAGTAGAGGGGAAAGATGCCCATTTCTGCTGAGACCCAGATCGAGGTTTTCCCGGTTTTTGCTTTTCCAAAAGATTGATTACTTGCAATGGATTTGTACTGTGGCTGTGTTCCTTTTCTTTGTGGTTCTTTTTCAAATGTTCTTACCTGGATCAGTCATGGAGAAGTCTGACATTCCTTTTAAAGATGTGGAGAAAAGTTTAGGGGATTTGAAGTTCTTAAAGGAGCTGGGCATGCTGGACTTTGGGGAGGATATTCGATTTGAGCCGTCGAAGCTTTTGGGGAAATTTAAGAAAGAAGCAAGAGAAGCGGATATTTCATCTTTTAATAGGACTAAAAATCGTTTTGGGTATAGGAAACCTCAGCTTGCACTG GTATTTTCAGATCTGTTGGTCGATTCATATCAAATGCTAATGGTAACCATTGCATCTGCTCTGCAGGAGATAGGATATGTATTTCAg GTTTATTCTCTTCAAGGTGGGCCAGCAAATGATGTGTGGAGGCAGATGGGAGTCCCAGTTACTTTAATTCAAGCTTGTGATGAGACTGAGGTCATGGTTGATTGGCTAAA CTATGATGGCATACTTATCCACTCTCTTGGAGTAAAAGATGTCTTTTCCTG CTATCTTCAGGAACCTTTCAAATCCTTACCACTCATCTGGACTATCCATGAAGAAACCCTAGCCTTACGCTCTCAAAACTATGCAGCAGATGGGTTACTTGATCTTTTAAATGATTGGAAGAGAGTATTCAATCATTCAACTGTTGTTGTCTTTCCCAATTATGTCATGCCG ATGATCTACTCTGCATACGATAGTGGGAATTTCTTTGTGATTCCAAGTTTTCCTGCCGAAGCATTGGAGGCAGAACTTGATGTCACCTCTGATGCTGATAATCTACGTGCAAAAATGGGCTATGCGAATGATGACTTGGTTATTGCCATTGTTGGAAGTCAATTTTTGTATAGGGGCATGTGGCTGGAACATGCGATGGTTTTACAGGCCATGTTGCCACTACTTCACGAGTTTTCTTTGGATGAACATTCCAATTCTCATCTCAAGATATTTGTTCTAAGTGGGGATTCAAATAGCAACTATACGATGGCTGTTGAG GCCATTGCTCAGAGACTGGATTATCCAAGAAGTGTTGTGAAGCATGTTCCTGTTGATGCAGATTTAGACAATGCCCTAAGTATGGTTGATCTTGTTATATATGGTTCTTGTTTGGAAGAGCAATCTTTCCCAAAGGTTTTGGTAAAAGCCATGGGAATGGGAAAACCAATCGTTGCCCCAGATCTTGCCACTATTAGAAAACAC GTTGATGACAGGGTAAATGGCTATCTGTTCCCCAAGGGAAATTTCAATGTACTTTCCCAAATTATTTTGCAAGTGATCTCGAATAGGAGATTATCACCACTGGCTCGCAGTATTGCTTCAATTGGAAGAGACACTGTGAAAAATCTGATGGTTTCAGAAACTGTGGAGGGATATGCCTCACTACTTGATGCTGTTCTTAAGCTTCCATCAGAAGCGGCGCCAGCCAAGGAAGTTGCAGAAATCCCTtccaaattgaaagaaaaatggcAGTGGCAGTTATTTAAAGGGGTATCAAATTTGTCCATCTTGCACAGGAACGGAAAAAGTTTCACAATTTTAGATGAATTTGAAAAGAATTGGAACCATACTCCAAAAAGGAAGCCTGGCAGTTCTTTTGCTTTTAATGAGTCatttgtatatgatatatgGGAGGAGGAAAGACATACAGTGCTGTCTAATctcaaaagaagaagagaggaagaTGAA ATAAAAGATAGAACTGAGCAACCTCATAGCACATGGGAGGATGTGTATCGAAGTGCTAAGAAGGCTGATAGGTCTAAGAATGATTTGCATGAAAGGGACGAAGGGGAGCTTGAAAGGACCGGACAGCCATTATGCATTTATGAACCTTACTTTGGTGAAGGAGTTTGGCCTTTCCTGCACCGGTATTCTCTTTATCGTGGAATTGGGCTG TCTAGTAAAGGCAGGCGATCTGGAATAGATGATGTCGATGCACCTTCACGGCTTCCACTTCTCAATAATCCTTACTACCGAAATGTACTTGGTGAATATGGAGCCTTCTTTGCAATTGCTAACCGGGTTGACCGCATTCACAAGAATGCTTGGATTGGTTTTCAATCTTGGAGAGCAACTGCCAGGAAT GTATCACTGTCAAAAATTGCGGAAACTGCATTATTAGATGCAATTCAAACGCGAAGGCATGGAGATGCACTCTACTTTTGGGTCCGCATGGACTTGGATCCAAGAAATCCACTACAGCTTGATTTTTGGTCATTTTGTGATTCCATAAATGCTGGAAATTGCAA GTTTGCATTCTCCGAGTCATTGAAGATGATGTATGGTATAAAAAGTGATCAGGAATTTTTACCGCCCATGCCTTCAGATGGTTATACGTGGTCTGCTATGCAGAGCTGGGCTCTGCCAACTAGATCTTTTCTAGAATTTGTAATGTTTTCAAG AATGTTTGTTGATGCCTTAGATGCACAGATGTACGACGAACACCATTCAAGCGGACGATGCTATTTGAGTTTGTCCAAA GACAAGCACTGTTACTCCAGGCTACTCGAGCTCCTCGTAAATGTTTGGGCATATCACAGTGCAAGGCATATTGTGTACGTGCACCCTGAGACTGGTGCAATGCAAGAACAACACAAGTTTGATATGCGGAGAGGCCAAATGTGGATCAAATGGTTTTCATATACTATGATAAAGAGCATGGATGAGGACTTGGGAGAGGAAGCAGACGCCGATCACCCCACGAGAAGGTGGTTGTGGCCATCGACAGGTGAGGTCTTTTGGCAAGGCGTGTATGAGAGAGAGAAGAATTTACGATTTCGGCAGAAAGAGAACAGAAAGCAAAAGAGTAAAGCTAA
- the LOC120092968 gene encoding uncharacterized protein LOC120092968 isoform X2, translating to MLMVTIASALQEIGYVFQVYSLQGGPANDVWRQMGVPVTLIQACDETEVMVDWLNYDGILIHSLGVKDVFSCYLQEPFKSLPLIWTIHEETLALRSQNYAADGLLDLLNDWKRVFNHSTVVVFPNYVMPMIYSAYDSGNFFVIPSFPAEALEAELDVTSDADNLRAKMGYANDDLVIAIVGSQFLYRGMWLEHAMVLQAMLPLLHEFSLDEHSNSHLKIFVLSGDSNSNYTMAVEAIAQRLDYPRSVVKHVPVDADLDNALSMVDLVIYGSCLEEQSFPKVLVKAMGMGKPIVAPDLATIRKHVDDRVNGYLFPKGNFNVLSQIILQVISNRRLSPLARSIASIGRDTVKNLMVSETVEGYASLLDAVLKLPSEAAPAKEVAEIPSKLKEKWQWQLFKGVSNLSILHRNGKSFTILDEFEKNWNHTPKRKPGSSFAFNESFVYDIWEEERHTVLSNLKRRREEDEIKDRTEQPHSTWEDVYRSAKKADRSKNDLHERDEGELERTGQPLCIYEPYFGEGVWPFLHRYSLYRGIGLSSKGRRSGIDDVDAPSRLPLLNNPYYRNVLGEYGAFFAIANRVDRIHKNAWIGFQSWRATARNVSLSKIAETALLDAIQTRRHGDALYFWVRMDLDPRNPLQLDFWSFCDSINAGNCKFAFSESLKMMYGIKSDQEFLPPMPSDGYTWSAMQSWALPTRSFLEFVMFSRMFVDALDAQMYDEHHSSGRCYLSLSKDKHCYSRLLELLVNVWAYHSARHIVYVHPETGAMQEQHKFDMRRGQMWIKWFSYTMIKSMDEDLGEEADADHPTRRWLWPSTGEVFWQGVYEREKNLRFRQKENRKQKSKAKLDRMRHRRHQKVIGKYVKPPPEMENSTTTNGTETILETN from the exons ATGCTAATGGTAACCATTGCATCTGCTCTGCAGGAGATAGGATATGTATTTCAg GTTTATTCTCTTCAAGGTGGGCCAGCAAATGATGTGTGGAGGCAGATGGGAGTCCCAGTTACTTTAATTCAAGCTTGTGATGAGACTGAGGTCATGGTTGATTGGCTAAA CTATGATGGCATACTTATCCACTCTCTTGGAGTAAAAGATGTCTTTTCCTG CTATCTTCAGGAACCTTTCAAATCCTTACCACTCATCTGGACTATCCATGAAGAAACCCTAGCCTTACGCTCTCAAAACTATGCAGCAGATGGGTTACTTGATCTTTTAAATGATTGGAAGAGAGTATTCAATCATTCAACTGTTGTTGTCTTTCCCAATTATGTCATGCCG ATGATCTACTCTGCATACGATAGTGGGAATTTCTTTGTGATTCCAAGTTTTCCTGCCGAAGCATTGGAGGCAGAACTTGATGTCACCTCTGATGCTGATAATCTACGTGCAAAAATGGGCTATGCGAATGATGACTTGGTTATTGCCATTGTTGGAAGTCAATTTTTGTATAGGGGCATGTGGCTGGAACATGCGATGGTTTTACAGGCCATGTTGCCACTACTTCACGAGTTTTCTTTGGATGAACATTCCAATTCTCATCTCAAGATATTTGTTCTAAGTGGGGATTCAAATAGCAACTATACGATGGCTGTTGAG GCCATTGCTCAGAGACTGGATTATCCAAGAAGTGTTGTGAAGCATGTTCCTGTTGATGCAGATTTAGACAATGCCCTAAGTATGGTTGATCTTGTTATATATGGTTCTTGTTTGGAAGAGCAATCTTTCCCAAAGGTTTTGGTAAAAGCCATGGGAATGGGAAAACCAATCGTTGCCCCAGATCTTGCCACTATTAGAAAACAC GTTGATGACAGGGTAAATGGCTATCTGTTCCCCAAGGGAAATTTCAATGTACTTTCCCAAATTATTTTGCAAGTGATCTCGAATAGGAGATTATCACCACTGGCTCGCAGTATTGCTTCAATTGGAAGAGACACTGTGAAAAATCTGATGGTTTCAGAAACTGTGGAGGGATATGCCTCACTACTTGATGCTGTTCTTAAGCTTCCATCAGAAGCGGCGCCAGCCAAGGAAGTTGCAGAAATCCCTtccaaattgaaagaaaaatggcAGTGGCAGTTATTTAAAGGGGTATCAAATTTGTCCATCTTGCACAGGAACGGAAAAAGTTTCACAATTTTAGATGAATTTGAAAAGAATTGGAACCATACTCCAAAAAGGAAGCCTGGCAGTTCTTTTGCTTTTAATGAGTCatttgtatatgatatatgGGAGGAGGAAAGACATACAGTGCTGTCTAATctcaaaagaagaagagaggaagaTGAA ATAAAAGATAGAACTGAGCAACCTCATAGCACATGGGAGGATGTGTATCGAAGTGCTAAGAAGGCTGATAGGTCTAAGAATGATTTGCATGAAAGGGACGAAGGGGAGCTTGAAAGGACCGGACAGCCATTATGCATTTATGAACCTTACTTTGGTGAAGGAGTTTGGCCTTTCCTGCACCGGTATTCTCTTTATCGTGGAATTGGGCTG TCTAGTAAAGGCAGGCGATCTGGAATAGATGATGTCGATGCACCTTCACGGCTTCCACTTCTCAATAATCCTTACTACCGAAATGTACTTGGTGAATATGGAGCCTTCTTTGCAATTGCTAACCGGGTTGACCGCATTCACAAGAATGCTTGGATTGGTTTTCAATCTTGGAGAGCAACTGCCAGGAAT GTATCACTGTCAAAAATTGCGGAAACTGCATTATTAGATGCAATTCAAACGCGAAGGCATGGAGATGCACTCTACTTTTGGGTCCGCATGGACTTGGATCCAAGAAATCCACTACAGCTTGATTTTTGGTCATTTTGTGATTCCATAAATGCTGGAAATTGCAA GTTTGCATTCTCCGAGTCATTGAAGATGATGTATGGTATAAAAAGTGATCAGGAATTTTTACCGCCCATGCCTTCAGATGGTTATACGTGGTCTGCTATGCAGAGCTGGGCTCTGCCAACTAGATCTTTTCTAGAATTTGTAATGTTTTCAAG AATGTTTGTTGATGCCTTAGATGCACAGATGTACGACGAACACCATTCAAGCGGACGATGCTATTTGAGTTTGTCCAAA GACAAGCACTGTTACTCCAGGCTACTCGAGCTCCTCGTAAATGTTTGGGCATATCACAGTGCAAGGCATATTGTGTACGTGCACCCTGAGACTGGTGCAATGCAAGAACAACACAAGTTTGATATGCGGAGAGGCCAAATGTGGATCAAATGGTTTTCATATACTATGATAAAGAGCATGGATGAGGACTTGGGAGAGGAAGCAGACGCCGATCACCCCACGAGAAGGTGGTTGTGGCCATCGACAGGTGAGGTCTTTTGGCAAGGCGTGTATGAGAGAGAGAAGAATTTACGATTTCGGCAGAAAGAGAACAGAAAGCAAAAGAGTAAAGCTAA